In the genome of Streptomyces fagopyri, the window CCGTCAGTGCGGCTCCTCCCAGCAGGCCGTGCACTTCGCGGCGCAGGGCGTCATGTCGGGGGCGTACGACATCGCGGTGGCCTGTGGTGTGGAGTCCATGAGCCGTGTGCCGATGGGGTCGAACGTCCTCGGTACCGAGGGCCCGTTCGGCCCCGGGATCGCCGAGCGCTACCCCGAGGGCCTGGTGCCGCAGGGCATCAGTGCCGAACTGATCAACGCGAAGTGGGGCCTGTCGCGCGAGCAGTTGGACACGTACGCGGTGGGTTCGCACCAGAAGGCTGCCGCGGCCTGGGACGAGGGCCGCTTCGACGCCGAGGTCGCGCCTCTCCAGGGGGTGGCACGCGACGAGAGCGTCCGCCCCGCCAGTACCACGGAGACCCTCGCCGGGCTCAAGCCCGCCTACTACCACCCGGCCTTCGCCGAGCGCTTCCCGCAGATCGACTGGTCCGTCACGGCGGGCAACGCGAGCCCCATCAACGACGGCGCGTCGGCCGTGCTCATCATGTCGAGCGAGACCGCGGCCCGCCTCGGCCTGCGCCCGCTGGCGCGTCTGCACAGCTTCGCCGTCACCGGCTCCGACCCCCTGCTGATGCTCACGGGCGTCATCCCGGCCACCGAGAAGGTGCTCCGCAGGGCCGGGCTCTCACTCGGTGACATCGACCTCTTCGAGGTCAACGAGGCCTTCGCGAGCGTCGTCCTGGCCTGGCAGCAGGAGACGGGCGCCGACCTCTCCCGGGTCAACGTGCACGGCGGGGCGATCGCGCTCGGCCACCCGCTCGGCGCGAGCGGCACCCGGCTGACGACCACCCTCGTGCACGCCCTGCGCGCCCGCGGAGCCCGCTACGGACTCCAGACGATGTGTGAGGCGGGCGGGCTCGCCAACGCGATGATCCTGGAAGCGGTGTAGTTCGGTGTAGTTCGGTGTAGTCCGGTGTAGTCCGGTGTGGCGCGGATGGGTGGCGCGCCCGGCGGGTACGGGTCCTGGGTTCCGTTCCGTGGTGTTCGGTGGTGCTCGTGCGGGTTCCGGAGCCCGTGGTGCCGGGTGGTGCTCGTGCGGGTTCCGGAGCCCGAGGTGCCGGGTGGTGCTCGTGCGGGTCCAGGGTTCCGTTCCGGGGTGTCGGGACGTGTCCGGGCACGTCCCGGCATCCGGCGGCATCCGGCGGCGTCCCCGGTCACCCCGGGTCGTGTGGTGTCAGTTTCCGCGGAGGTGGTGGCGCTTGCGCCAGGCCACGACGGCACCGGCCAGCGCCGGCAGCGCGATGAAGCCCATCGCGATCAGGAACGCGGGCGACGTCGGTGCCGAGGCGCGGGCGCCGGCGACGGCGTACGCGGCGGTGTTCGGGATCGAACCCAGGGCCGTGGCCAGGAGGAACGGCAGCCAGCCCATGCGCGAGACGGCGGCACAGTAGTTCGCCGCCCAGAACGGCACTCCGGGGAACAGGCGGGCCATCATCATCGTGCGGAAGCCGTGCCGGCTGAGCTGCCCGTCGGCCGCCTTCAGCCAGCGGGCGCGCAGCAGCGGGCGCAGCGCGTCCTGCCCGAGGATCCGGCCGAGCCCGAAGGCGATCCCGGCGCCGAGCACCGTACCCGCGAGGGCGGTGGCGAGGCCGAGCTGGGAGCCGAACAGGGCGCCGGCGGCGAGATTGAGCAGCGGCCGGGGCACGAACGCCACCGTGCACAGCCCGTACGCCACCCCGAAGACCACGGCGGCCGCGGCACCGCTGAGCTGCGGTGGCCAGCCGTCCGACAGCAGCCGCTGCGGTTCGAAGAGGAGCACGCTCGACGCGGACGCCGCGAGCAGCACCAGCAACAGGGAGAGCCGGGACCAGGGCGAGAGCAGGACTCTCGTGCACCGGGCGGCGAGGCCCGTGCGAGTGGCGACGGCGAGCTCCGCGGCGGGGGAGAGCTCCGCGGTGAGTGAGAGCTCCGTGGCGGGGGCCGTGGGGACGGCCGTGACGGTGCCCCCAGAGCGGGTGGTGGCATCGAGCATTCGGCGACAGTAACCGACCCGTGTGTGTGATCGCCGTATGGTTCGTGCCAAGGGCGTCACAGCTTCCTGAACACCGGCCGCCCGGTTCGACATGTCGGACGGCGCCCTCGAAGACAGGGTGCCGGCGCGGGGCGCCGTCACCGGCGTCGCGGCAGCCGATCCGCAACGCGCCGTGGCCGAGGGGCCGTACATGAACGACGTCGTCCCTTCCCCGGTCCGACCACGCCCGATCGCCGCGCGTCGTTGCGCCCGGCCCTTCCCGGGACCGCGGCCCCGGCGGACGCGTACCGCACCACCGTCACGCGGCGCGGCAGGCCGGCCGGCCGCGCGCCGGCTCCCCCGCCTCGCCGCCGGTCGGCCGTACGGCCGTGTGAGGCAACTCTCCCCGGCGGACCGGCCGGTGACCCGTCACGATCACATGGGCCCCTGGGCCGTACGTCCCTGACGTACCGGCAGCACCACGTGCCACCGCGCGACCCGGTGGCGTGAAAAACCATTCGACGTGGCCGGACATGTCGGCGATGATCGCCTCATGTTCCGGCACGCCTTCCACTTCGCAGCATCCGCGGTCGCGGATGCCCCGAAGGCTGCCGTCCCGATCATCGTGGCAGCCGTCGACGGCGCCCGAAGCTGACCCTTCCCGGATTGTCCGGCGGACCCCGCAGGGGGAGGGTCGGCAGATCCTCGGGGTCCCCGTCCCGGCCGTGAGCGCCGGGGCCCTCACTCAGCTCCGCTGACACGAAGAGGCTTCGAGGTACAGCCATGCCCAAGACGGCTTACGTGCGGACCAAGCCGCACCTGAACATCGGCACCATGGGTCATGTCGACCACGGCAAGACCACCCTGACCGCCGCCATCACCAAGGTTCTCGCCGAGCGCGGTTCCGGCACGTTCGTGCCCTTCGACCGCATCGACCGCGCCCCGGAGGAGGCCGCGCGCGGCATCACCATCAACATCGCGCACGTCGAGTACGAGACCGACACCCGCCACTACGCGCATGTCGACATGCCGGGTCACGCCGACTACGTCAAGAACATGGTCACCGGCGCGGCGCAGCTCGACGGGGCGATCCTCGTCGTCTCCGCGCTCGACGGGATCATGCCGCAGACCGCCGAGCACGTGCTGCTCGCCCGGCAGGTGGGCGTCGACCACATCGTCGTCGCCCTGAACAAGGCCGACGCCGTCGACGACGGCGAGGACACCGTGCTCACCGACCTCGTGGAGCTGGAGGTCCGCGAACTGCTCTCCGCGCACGGATACGGAGGCGAGTCCGTCCCCGTCGTCCGGGTGTCCGGCCTCAGGGCGCTGGAGGGCGACCCCCGCTGGACCGCGGCGATCGACGCGCTGCTCGACGCGGTGGACACCTATGTGCCGATGCCCGAGCGGTACGTCGACGCGCCGTTCCTGCTGCCGGTCGAGAACGTGCTCACCATCACCGGGCGCGGGATCGTCGTCACGGGAGCCGTCGAGCGCGGCACGATCCGGGTCGGCGACCGCGTCGAAGTGCTCGGCGCCGCCGTCGACACGGTGGTCACGGGACTGGAGACCTTCGGCAAGCCCATGGCGGAGGCGCAGGCCGGGGACAACGTGGCGCTGCTGCTGCGCGGCGTGCCCCGGGACGCCGTACGGCGCGGGCACATCGTCGCCGCGCCCGGCAGCGTCGTGCCCAGCCGGCGTTTCTCGGCGCGGGTGTACGTCCTGTCGTCGGGCGAGGGCGGACGGACGACGCCGGTCGCCACCGGGTACCGGCCGCAGTTCTACATCCGTACCGCGGACGTGGTCGGCGACGTCGACCTCGGCGAGCGGGCGGTCGCCCGGCCCGGCGACACCGTCACGATGAGGGTGGAGCTGGGACGCGAGGTGCCGCTGGAGCCGGGCCTGGGATTCGCGATCCGCGAGGGCGGCCGGACGGTCGGCGCGGGGACGGTGACCTCGGTCGACTGACGGCCGGGGGCGGTACGGGGGTACGGGTGCCCGCCTGAAAGGGCGGGCACCCGGGCGCTGCCGCTGCCGCTGCCGCTGCCGCTGCCGCTGCCGCTGCCGGTGTCGCAGCCTGTGCCCGCGCGCGTGCCGCAGTTGGGTCGGGGGTGGACCGGCGCGCGGTCGGTCGTGGATGGTCCGACGAGGGGATCGGCAGGAGGTCGGTCGGCGGCCCGGGTCTGCTCGGTGCCGCATCGACAGGCCGTCCGCCGTGGGGGGACCGGCCGGTCCACCGGCAGGCGGCCCGGTCGCGGGTCGGTCGGCGGGGCGCCCGGATGTGCCGTGGGGCCGGGACGGGGGCCGGGTCCCGGGGGCGCGCCGTCGTGTGGCGTCGGCCGTGGCCGGGCACCGGGCCGTGGGCGCACGCCGGGGCGGCACAATGGACGGGTGGACGAGCCGATACCCGTGATGCGGGCCGTGGATCACGGGACCGCCAAGCTGATGCCGGACGTCGACCGGAAGCGGGCCTGGCTGTTGACGGTCGACGGGGCACCGCAGTCGTACGTGGACCTGGACGAACCCACGCATCTGGAGTTCGAGTACGCGCGACGGCTCGGGCACGTGCTGGACACGGTCGTCGCGCCAGGACGCGCACCGGACGTGCTGCACCTCGGCGGGGGCGCCCTGACGCTGCCCCGCTACGTGGCCGCGACCAGGCCGGGCGCACGTCAGGACGTGGTCGAGGCCGACCGGGGCCTGCTGGCCCTGATCGGCGAACACCTGCCGGTGGCCGACGACGCCGGGATCACCGTGCACGGCGCGGACGCCCGGGAGTGGCTCGAATCCGCCGCGCCCGCCTCCGCCGACATCGTGATCGCGGATGTCTTCGGCGGCTCGCGCGTCCCCGCGCACCTGACGTCCACGGCGTACGCCCGGGCCGCCGCGCGCGTCCTGCGTACCGACGGCGTCTACCTGGCCAACCTGGCGGACTCCGCCCCCTTCACCTTTCTGCGCTCCCAACTCGCCACGTTCTCGGCGGTGTTCGAGGAACTCGCGGTGATCGCCGAACCGGGCGTGCTGCGCGGGCGGCGTTTCGGCAACGCGGTGCTGGTGGCCTCCCAGCATCCGTTCGACACGGCGACCCTGGCCCGCCGCACGGCCTCCGACGCGTTCCCGGCGCGGGTGGAACACGGCCCCGCGCTGCGCCGGTTCATCGGCGCCGCCGCACCCGTCCGCGACGAGGACGCGGTCCCCTCACCCGAGCCGCCCGGCGGCGCCTTCGGCATCGGCTGACGCGCGCTCCACGTCCACCGGCGGCGATCCCTGCGCGACCGGCCTGGTCCGCCGGGTCAGGTTCCGTACATCCGGTACGAACAGCACCGCCGCCGTGACCACCACGACCAGGACCGAACAGCCCCACAGGGCCGACGTCCGGCCGAAGGCCTGTTCCGCCGGGCCCGCCAGGGCCGTGGCCAGCGGGACCATCGCGATCGACCCGAACCAGTCGTACGCCGAGACGCGGGAGAGCTTGTCCTCGGGGATCTCCTGGTGCAGCGCGGTCATCCAGGAGACGCCGAACACCTCTATCGCCGCCCCGCTGACGAACATCACGGCGCACAGCGGCACCACCTGCACCGGCACCGCGAGCGCGGCGGCCGGCGCGGCGAGCGGGAAGACACAGAGGGTGCCCGCGAGCAGCAGCCGGCGTGGCTTCCAGCGGGTCATCAGCAGCGCGCCGCCGACCGTGCCCGCACCGAACGCGCCGAGGGCCAGGCCCCAGGGCCCGGGACCGCCGAGACTGTCCCGGGCGACGAGCGGGCCGTAGACCGCGTCCGCGGCGCCCACCACCGCGACGACCACGGAGAACTGCGCGACGACCGTCCACAGCCAGGGCCGTCCGACGAACTCCCGCCAGCCCTCGCGGAGGTCGGAGAGCAGCCCGTCGCCGGGCCGGCGCGGCGGTATGTGGCTCACGTCGAGGAACGAGCGCAGTGCCCCGGCGAGGGCGAACGCCACGGCGTCCACCGCGAGCACCCAGCCGGGACCGATCACCGCCACCATCGCCCCGCCGAGCGCCGCCCCGCCCAGTCCCGCACCCTGCATCGCCATCCGGAACATGGCGAACGCGCGACTCGCCTGCTCTCCGTCGACCGAGGACATCAGCATGCCCTCGGCGGCCGGGCTGAAGAACGCCTGCCCGGTGCCGCCGAGCGCGGACAGCAGCAGCATCTGCCACAGCCGCGGTTCGCCGGACAGCACCAGAAGCGCGAACGCCGCCTGGGAGACGCAGTTGAGGGCGTTGGCCGCGACCATCACCCGATGGCGCGGCAGCCGGTCCGCCACCGCGCCGCCGATCAGCAGGAAGAGGACCAGCGGCAGTGTCCGCGCCGCCGCCACGAGGCCGACGTCACCCCCGTCGCCGCCCGTTTCGAGCACCGCGAACGCCGAGGCGATCAGCGCGCCCTGGCTGCCCAGGTTGGTCACGACCGCGGCGGCGGTCAGCAGGGTGTAGTTCCGGCCCGCCCAGGAGGGACGGCGCGGGTGTCGAAGGGAGTCGGCGGCAGAGGTCACCGGCACACTTTCGCCGCCCGGTGCCCGTCTTGCCAAACCCGGAGCACGCCGTCCGGACACAGCTCGGGCGTCCGGACGGCTGCTCAGGGAACCCGGGGGTCACTCACGACCCCTCGGTTCACCGCGCGGTGCTCACGATCCGGTCGGCTCACCGTGGAGCCGGACGGTGCTCAATATCTTCCGCACCGTGGCGTCGGGCACCTCCTCGCCGACCCCCTTCGCGCCGTAGAGCGTCCAGGACACGAAGTCGCCCGCCGAGTTCTTGAAGGCGAACGTGGTCGCCTTGCCGTCCGAGTCGCACTTGCCCTTCTTCGGGACGCCGCTCGAATACGTCGTGGCGACGCTGCCCGTGATCCCGGAAGCCGTCGTGTACGCCGTGGGCTTGCCGATCCTGAGCAGCTTCTTCGAGGCGTCCTTCTGGTCGGTGTAGCCGCCGAAGACCCACCAGGCCGAGTCGTTGCGCGCGACGTCGCCGGTGTTCTTGGCGCCGCTCTGTCCCTTGGTGCCGGCGGCGGCCAGCGCCGTGTCGTCCGTACGACCGTCCTTGTCGTCGTCGGACGTGCACCACTTCTCCTTGAGGAAGGCGGGCGCGGACATGCCGATGACCGCGGAACCGTCGCCCTTCTTCTCGTCCTCGAAGCCGATGAAGGTGCCGGGCGTGCGGACGTTCCAGTCGGCCGGTACGTCGAACGCGGTGCCCCACTTGGGGTTGACCACGACCTTCCAGCCCGCGACGGTCGGCTTCTCGTCGTCGGTGCCGCGCGGGTTGTCGTCGTTCCCGCTCGCGCTCGCCGACTTCGAGACGGACGTCTTCGGGGACGTGGACGGATCGCCGCCCGCGTTGTCGTCCTTGCCCTTGCCGCCCAGGACGAGGAAACCGGTGACGCCCGCCGCGATCACGACGGCCGAGGCCGCGACGATGGCGGTGATCTTGGTCTTGTTGCCGCCGCCCCCGTTCCCGGCCCCTGGCCCGCCGGCCGGTCCGGGCACCCCGGGCGACTCCGGTACGGTCCCCCACTGCGGCTGCCCGTAGGGATTGGGCTGCTGGTATCCGGGCTGCTGATACGGATTCGGCTGTTGGTACCCCGGCTGCTGGTAGGGGTTGGGCTGCTGCGGATTCTGGTTCTGCGGGTTCTGCTCGCCCCCGGGCGGCTGCTGTCCTGGCCACATGGCCGGTAACCCTAGTAGCGGCTGTGCCACGTTTGGGTCACCGCTCTTCTTCAGCCATGTACCGGTCAGGGATCGAGTCCGGATTTTTTCGATTTCTTCACATGCCCGGGTGCTGGTCAAGATTTTCTACTCATGGGTAACATTCGACCATGAGTGCAGACCAGATGACGATCGGCGAGATGCTCGCCGCCACGGTGCCGATGGCCCGGACCCTCAATCTCGATTTCGTGGAGACCACGCCGGAGAAGGCCGTGGTGAGGCTCCCGGACCAGAGCGACTACCACAACCACGTCGGCGGCCCGCACGCCGGAGCGATGTTCACGCTGGGCGAGTCGGCGAGCGGGGCGATCGTCCTCGCCGCCTTCGGGGAGCAGCTCTCGCGTGCCGTGCCGCTCGCGGTGAGCGCCGAGATCGCCTACAGGAAGCTGGCGATGGGACCGGTCACCGCCACCGCCACCCTCGGCCGGCCGGCCGCCGACGTCGTGGCCGAACTCGACGCGGGGCGGCGGCCCGAGTTCCCCGTCGCCATCGCCATCCAGCGCGCGGACGGCGCTGTGACCGGGGAGA includes:
- a CDS encoding thiolase family protein, whose translation is MRDAVIVEAVRTPVGKGKPNGSLAHVHPVELLAHTLRALVERSGVDPALIDDVIGGTVTQVGEQAANLTRYAVLSAGFPETVPATTVDRQCGSSQQAVHFAAQGVMSGAYDIAVACGVESMSRVPMGSNVLGTEGPFGPGIAERYPEGLVPQGISAELINAKWGLSREQLDTYAVGSHQKAAAAWDEGRFDAEVAPLQGVARDESVRPASTTETLAGLKPAYYHPAFAERFPQIDWSVTAGNASPINDGASAVLIMSSETAARLGLRPLARLHSFAVTGSDPLLMLTGVIPATEKVLRRAGLSLGDIDLFEVNEAFASVVLAWQQETGADLSRVNVHGGAIALGHPLGASGTRLTTTLVHALRARGARYGLQTMCEAGGLANAMILEAV
- a CDS encoding TVP38/TMEM64 family protein; translated protein: MLDATTRSGGTVTAVPTAPATELSLTAELSPAAELAVATRTGLAARCTRVLLSPWSRLSLLLVLLAASASSVLLFEPQRLLSDGWPPQLSGAAAAVVFGVAYGLCTVAFVPRPLLNLAAGALFGSQLGLATALAGTVLGAGIAFGLGRILGQDALRPLLRARWLKAADGQLSRHGFRTMMMARLFPGVPFWAANYCAAVSRMGWLPFLLATALGSIPNTAAYAVAGARASAPTSPAFLIAMGFIALPALAGAVVAWRKRHHLRGN
- the tuf gene encoding elongation factor Tu, with the translated sequence MPKTAYVRTKPHLNIGTMGHVDHGKTTLTAAITKVLAERGSGTFVPFDRIDRAPEEAARGITINIAHVEYETDTRHYAHVDMPGHADYVKNMVTGAAQLDGAILVVSALDGIMPQTAEHVLLARQVGVDHIVVALNKADAVDDGEDTVLTDLVELEVRELLSAHGYGGESVPVVRVSGLRALEGDPRWTAAIDALLDAVDTYVPMPERYVDAPFLLPVENVLTITGRGIVVTGAVERGTIRVGDRVEVLGAAVDTVVTGLETFGKPMAEAQAGDNVALLLRGVPRDAVRRGHIVAAPGSVVPSRRFSARVYVLSSGEGGRTTPVATGYRPQFYIRTADVVGDVDLGERAVARPGDTVTMRVELGREVPLEPGLGFAIREGGRTVGAGTVTSVD
- a CDS encoding spermidine synthase; the encoded protein is MDEPIPVMRAVDHGTAKLMPDVDRKRAWLLTVDGAPQSYVDLDEPTHLEFEYARRLGHVLDTVVAPGRAPDVLHLGGGALTLPRYVAATRPGARQDVVEADRGLLALIGEHLPVADDAGITVHGADAREWLESAAPASADIVIADVFGGSRVPAHLTSTAYARAAARVLRTDGVYLANLADSAPFTFLRSQLATFSAVFEELAVIAEPGVLRGRRFGNAVLVASQHPFDTATLARRTASDAFPARVEHGPALRRFIGAAAPVRDEDAVPSPEPPGGAFGIG
- a CDS encoding MFS transporter; the encoded protein is MTSAADSLRHPRRPSWAGRNYTLLTAAAVVTNLGSQGALIASAFAVLETGGDGGDVGLVAAARTLPLVLFLLIGGAVADRLPRHRVMVAANALNCVSQAAFALLVLSGEPRLWQMLLLSALGGTGQAFFSPAAEGMLMSSVDGEQASRAFAMFRMAMQGAGLGGAALGGAMVAVIGPGWVLAVDAVAFALAGALRSFLDVSHIPPRRPGDGLLSDLREGWREFVGRPWLWTVVAQFSVVVAVVGAADAVYGPLVARDSLGGPGPWGLALGAFGAGTVGGALLMTRWKPRRLLLAGTLCVFPLAAPAAALAVPVQVVPLCAVMFVSGAAIEVFGVSWMTALHQEIPEDKLSRVSAYDWFGSIAMVPLATALAGPAEQAFGRTSALWGCSVLVVVVTAAVLFVPDVRNLTRRTRPVAQGSPPVDVERASADAEGAAGRLG
- a CDS encoding DUF4442 domain-containing protein produces the protein MTIGEMLAATVPMARTLNLDFVETTPEKAVVRLPDQSDYHNHVGGPHAGAMFTLGESASGAIVLAAFGEQLSRAVPLAVSAEIAYRKLAMGPVTATATLGRPAADVVAELDAGRRPEFPVAIAIQRADGAVTGEMTVVWTLRPNG